TTAGCCATGGAGGGCGCCGCAATATCCTGGGACATGCCGGAAAGCGTCATCAAAAACGCAGGAAGGATTCCCCACCGGAACAGATTTAACATGAAAACACGTTACAGAAATCTTTTACGCATGGTCAACAATATTCTTCCCTCCCGGGAAAAACAAGCCGGCTTCCATTTCCCGGCCTGATGATCCGGTTCCGGTATAATACAGAGGGGGGGGCGCAGGCGCGTACATCTATCCGGAAAAGCAGAAAACCTGCACCGCACTGATGACTGCCGACCGCTTGGGAAAAACCTAGCGGGCCGCCTGCTGCGCCACGGCTTCCGCACAACGGCGTCCATCCAGGGCGGCGGAAACAATGCCTCCGGCGTAACCCGCCCCTTCGCCGCACGGATACAGGCCCTCCAGACCGGAATGCTCCAGCGTGGCAGGGTCCCTTGGAATGCGCACGGGAGAGCTCGTGCGCGTCTCACAGCCAATGAGCTGGGCGGAAGCTCCGGCAAATCCCCGCCATTTACGGTCAAACTGCCGCAGCCCCTCCCGCATGCGCCAGACGATCCCTTCCGGGAGCAATTCATGAAGGGGATGGGATACAATGCCGGGATGATAGCTGGTAGGCAGCAGGGAAGAAGAAACGCGCCCTTTCAGAAAATCCTCCACCTTCTGGGCCGGGGCTTTCTGCATGCCTCCTCCGGCACGGCAGGAAGCCGTCTCCAGCGCCTTCTGGTACGCCACGCCCGCCAGCGCTCCGTGTTCCCTGCAAAACGGTTCCGTATCTTCCGGATGCACGCTGACTACAAAACCGGCATTGGCAAATGGGGAATCCCTCCGGGCCAGAGACATGCCGTTGACCACCACCTCATCGTTTTCCGTGGCGGCGGGAACGATGAACCCGCCGGGGCACATGCAGAAGGAGTGGACGCCGCGGTCCTGAATGGTGGTCGTCACGGAATAACGGGCCGCCGGAAGCTGCTCCGGACGCTTCTGCTCCGGCTTCAGGTGGTACTGACGCGCGTCCACAAACGCCTGGGGGTGCTCAATGCGTACCCCCACGGCAAAGGATTTCTGTTCCAGAGCCAGCCCCTCCGCCAGCATCATGCGGTACACGTCCCGCGCGCTGTGCCCGGTAGCCAGCAAAACGGAATCCGCCGCGAATTCCCGGCCATCCGCACAGGCCACGCCGCGTATGCGGCGGCCGTCCGCAGAACGGAGCAGATGCTCTACACGGGTATTGAAATGAACTTCCCCGCCCGCGCGAAGAATGGATTCCCTGATGGCTTTGACGACATTGGGCAGCAGGTTGGAGCCGATATGCGGATGAGCGTCCGTTAAAATTTCCCGTGGCGCCCCGTGGGCTACAAAAATCTCGTAAACCTCCCGCACGGGGCCTCTCTTGGTCGCGCGCGTAAACAGCTTTCCGTCGGAAAACGTGCCTGCCCCTCCCTCTCCAAAACAGTAATTGGAATCCTCCATCACCGTGCCGCGGCGCAGGATGGGTGCCAGGTCAAACCGGCGGGAAGAAACGTCCTTTCCCCGTTCCAGCACCACAGGCTTTATGCCCAGCTCCAAACAGCGGAGCGCGGCGAACATTCCGGCCGGCCCGAACCCGATGATCAGCGCCACAGGGGAGCCGGGACGGACGGGCGGATAGTCCCGGGAAGGAAGACGTTCCGGCGGCAGCTGTTCATCCACCCCGACCAGCAGGCGAAGCTGGAAGAGAATTTTTTTCTGCCGGGAATCAATGGATTCCTTCACCAGCCGCAAATCCCTGATACGGGAGGGGGAAATACCCAGCTTCCGCGCCACGGCGGCGCGGCGCGCGCGCTCGCTGCCGGCCTTTTCCATCGGCAGAATCACATCCACCGTTATTCCTTCCCCTCCGCTCACAGTCCCTCCTTCCCCGGCCGGGGCTGCTGCTGGGTGATGCAGTGGATGGCGCCGCCTTCCAGCACCAGCTTGCGGGCATCCACCCCTATTACCTGTTTTCCGCTGAAACACTCACGCAGAATGCCCAGGGCACGATCGTCATTCCGGGGCTGGTTGAATACGGGAACAATGACGGCCTCATTCACAATGAGGAAATTGGCGTAACTGGCAGGGAGCTGGTCCAGCCGCCAGTCCTCCGCATGGAGGGGGTCCGGCATCGGCAGGGGGATCACCTCCACGCCGGAGCCGTCCACGCATCTCAAA
This region of Akkermansia muciniphila genomic DNA includes:
- a CDS encoding NAD(P)/FAD-dependent oxidoreductase, with product MEKAGSERARRAAVARKLGISPSRIRDLRLVKESIDSRQKKILFQLRLLVGVDEQLPPERLPSRDYPPVRPGSPVALIIGFGPAGMFAALRCLELGIKPVVLERGKDVSSRRFDLAPILRRGTVMEDSNYCFGEGGAGTFSDGKLFTRATKRGPVREVYEIFVAHGAPREILTDAHPHIGSNLLPNVVKAIRESILRAGGEVHFNTRVEHLLRSADGRRIRGVACADGREFAADSVLLATGHSARDVYRMMLAEGLALEQKSFAVGVRIEHPQAFVDARQYHLKPEQKRPEQLPAARYSVTTTIQDRGVHSFCMCPGGFIVPAATENDEVVVNGMSLARRDSPFANAGFVVSVHPEDTEPFCREHGALAGVAYQKALETASCRAGGGMQKAPAQKVEDFLKGRVSSSLLPTSYHPGIVSHPLHELLPEGIVWRMREGLRQFDRKWRGFAGASAQLIGCETRTSSPVRIPRDPATLEHSGLEGLYPCGEGAGYAGGIVSAALDGRRCAEAVAQQAAR